In a genomic window of Methanosarcina horonobensis HB-1 = JCM 15518:
- a CDS encoding DUF1614 domain-containing protein, whose product MSRQIFYMPFSLKFLFLLILIMIFGLGSLFLGVIVSAFMKIGFSAEDALLILLLSLLGSGINIPLTTLKSDIPVVKENYIKVFGISYRIPTRQIVRNETVLAINVGGAVIPVLISAYLLTQFPSSFYLAGIGVAIVSIITYSVARPIKGVGIATPALVPPLTAVLTAVLLTSAIQIPGCPAEPCRVIIAYTGGVLGTLIGADLLNLGKIKNLGAPIASIGGAGTFDGIFLSGFIAILLI is encoded by the coding sequence ATGAGCAGACAAATTTTCTACATGCCTTTCAGCCTGAAATTTCTTTTCTTATTAATACTCATAATGATCTTCGGGCTCGGGTCTCTGTTTCTGGGAGTGATCGTTTCTGCCTTTATGAAAATAGGATTTTCTGCAGAAGACGCGCTCTTAATCCTGCTACTGTCTCTTCTTGGAAGCGGGATCAATATCCCGCTGACAACTCTGAAGTCTGACATTCCGGTTGTCAAAGAAAATTATATAAAGGTCTTCGGGATTTCCTATAGAATCCCCACAAGACAGATAGTCAGAAACGAAACTGTACTTGCCATCAATGTGGGAGGGGCAGTTATTCCGGTCCTGATTTCCGCTTACCTTCTTACGCAATTCCCTTCTTCATTCTATCTTGCAGGAATCGGTGTGGCGATTGTTTCAATTATAACCTATTCCGTAGCAAGACCAATTAAAGGGGTAGGCATCGCAACTCCTGCTCTGGTTCCACCCCTTACAGCTGTTCTTACTGCAGTCCTGCTCACTTCGGCTATCCAGATTCCTGGCTGTCCTGCCGAACCCTGCCGTGTTATCATTGCTTATACAGGAGGAGTGCTCGGGACTCTTATAGGAGCTGACCTGCTTAATCTGGGAAAAATTAAAAACCTGGGAGCTCCCATTGCAAGCATAGGAGGAGCAGGTACTTTTGATGGGATTTTCTTAAGCGGATTTATAGCTATTCTCCTGATCTGA